In Canis lupus baileyi chromosome 15, mCanLup2.hap1, whole genome shotgun sequence, one genomic interval encodes:
- the EN2 gene encoding homeobox protein engrailed-2 translates to MEEHDPKPSEAAAAAAAAAEGQGQRQPESSPSGGSGGGGSPGDADTGRRRALMLPAALQAPGNHQHPHRITNFFIDNILRPEFGRRKDAGTCCAGAGGGRGGGAGGEGGAGGAEGGGGAGGAERLPGSGREARLSAPGAPGAGGPLPGGGGGGGGDSPGDGEGGSKALSLHGGAKKGGDAGGPLDGALKARALGGGGDLSVSSDSDSSQAGANLGAQPMLWPAWVYCTRYSDRPSSGPRSRKPKKKNPNKEDKRPRTAFTAEQLQRLKAEFQTNRYLTEQRRQSLAQELSLNESQIKIWFQNKRAKIKKATGNKNTLAVHLMAQGLYNHSTTAKEGKSDSE, encoded by the exons ATGGAGGAGCATGACCCCAAGCCcagcgaggcggcggcggcggcggcggcggcggcggaggggcaggggcagcggcaGCCGGAATCCAGCCCCAGCGGCGGCTCGGGAGGCGGCGGCAGCCCGGGCGACGCGGACACCGGCCGCCGGCGGGCTCTGATGCTGCCCGCGGCCCTGCAGGCGCCGGGCAACCACCAGCACCCGCACCGCATCACCAACTTCTTCATCGACAACATCTTGCGGCCCGAGTTCGGCCGGAGGAAGGACGCGGGGACGTGCTGTGCCGGCGcgggaggaggaagaggcggcGGCGCCGGCGGGGaaggcggcgcgggcggcgcggaaggaggcggcggcgcgggcggcgccgAGCGGCTCCCGGGGTCGGGCCGAGAGGCCCGGCTGAGCGcgcccggggcgcccggggcgggcgggccgctgcccggcggcggcggcggcggcggcggcgactctCCGGGCGACGGCGAAGGCGGCTCCAAGGCGCTCTCGCTGCACGGCGGCGCCAAGAAAGGCGGCGACGCCGGGGGCCCCCTGGACGGGGCGCTCAAGGCCCGCGCCCTGGGCGGCGGCGGAGACCTGTCGGTGAGCTCGGACTCGGACAGCTCGCAGGCCGGCGCCAACCTGGGCGCGCAGCCCATGCTCTGGCCGGCCTGGGTCTACTGCACGCGCTACTCGGACCGGCCTTCTTCAG GTCCCAGATCTCGCAAACCAAAGAAGAAGAACCCCAACAAAGAGGACAAGCGGCCCCGCACCGCCTTCACGGCGGAGCAGCTGCAGAGGCTCAAGGCGGAGTTCCAGACCAACAGGTACCTGACCGAGCAGCGGCGCCAGAGCCTGGCGCAGGAGCTCAGCCTCAACGAGTCACAGATCAAGATCTGGTTCCAGAACAAGCGCGCCAAGATCAAGAAGGCTACAGGCAACAAGAACACGCTGGCCGTCCACCTCATGGCACAGGGCCTGTACAACCACTCAACGACCGCCAAGGAGGGCAAGTCGGACAGCGAGTAG